A genomic segment from Luteolibacter ambystomatis encodes:
- a CDS encoding CerR family C-terminal domain-containing protein → MQAELFPHPPGKGEQARRRLLLSALEKIGEKGYENASVREIADAAGQNLAAISYYFGSKEKLYAEVLDGIGAFLRSLIGPLAEESRRKLEEGALNPAGAVAVLKQVLGLLLGKQLGASEFDKIRLVMMREQAAPSESFDILYQNSLKPLHQTFCRLLAVATGEEPESTNVILRAHAIFGQVLVFTICRSTILRRLEIDHFEPQHVSTIAAIIEQHLDRLCGPGPFPSPLS, encoded by the coding sequence ATGCAAGCGGAACTGTTTCCACACCCGCCCGGCAAGGGTGAGCAGGCCCGACGGCGGCTATTGCTCTCCGCCTTGGAGAAGATCGGGGAAAAGGGCTACGAGAATGCCTCCGTCCGCGAGATCGCGGACGCGGCGGGGCAGAATCTGGCGGCGATCTCCTACTACTTCGGTAGCAAGGAGAAGCTGTACGCGGAGGTGCTGGACGGGATTGGCGCGTTCCTGCGCTCGCTGATCGGCCCGCTGGCCGAAGAGAGCCGTAGGAAGCTCGAAGAAGGCGCCCTCAATCCCGCCGGGGCGGTTGCGGTACTGAAGCAGGTCCTCGGGCTGCTGCTGGGCAAGCAACTCGGTGCCTCCGAGTTCGACAAGATCCGCTTGGTGATGATGCGCGAGCAGGCGGCACCCAGCGAATCCTTCGACATCCTTTACCAGAACAGCCTCAAGCCGCTGCACCAGACTTTCTGCCGCCTGCTGGCGGTGGCGACCGGTGAGGAACCGGAATCCACGAACGTGATCCTCCGCGCCCACGCGATCTTCGGGCAGGTGCTGGTCTTCACCATCTGCCGTTCGACCATCCTGCGCCGTTTGGAGATCGATCATTTCGAGCCGCAGCACGTTTCCACCATCGCCGCCATCATCGAACAACACCTCGACCGGCTCTGCGGTCCCGGTCCTTTCCCGAGTCCCTTGTCATGA
- a CDS encoding cysteine desulfurase family protein, producing MIYLDANATTPLLPEVLEAMMPWLTGGFHNPNASYRGAKAARQAIDTAREQVAALIGAQPDEIVFTSGGTESTNTALKWLARLVGRKSGRAITSAIEHSAVLKPCETFEEVGYRLDRIGVNSLGRLDLDALRAACASAKDGGGFASIMWANNETGVIQPLAEACAIAKEHGLAFHTDAIQAVGKIPVDVRETPVDFLSLSAHKFHGPKGVGALYVRSGCRFEPLLRGGGQESGRRSGTENTAGIVGFGKAAELAKQLLDSGDQSIRTMRDAFEAKLLETITGCEINGDPDHRLPGTSHVSFERCEAAGLLILLDDMGIACSAGSACMTGKQQPSHVQKAMGFNDAKAKSSLRLGFSRLNTLEEAMQAAEAVLKAVEKLRRVQGSGVGPVTVYTP from the coding sequence GTGATCTATCTCGACGCCAACGCGACGACCCCCCTGCTGCCGGAGGTGCTGGAGGCCATGATGCCGTGGCTGACGGGCGGCTTCCACAATCCGAACGCCTCCTACCGCGGGGCGAAGGCCGCGCGTCAGGCGATCGATACCGCGCGCGAACAGGTGGCGGCATTGATCGGCGCACAGCCCGATGAGATCGTCTTCACCAGTGGCGGCACCGAGAGCACCAACACCGCGCTCAAATGGCTGGCCCGTCTGGTCGGCCGGAAATCGGGCCGCGCGATCACCAGCGCGATCGAGCACAGCGCCGTGCTGAAACCGTGCGAAACCTTCGAGGAAGTCGGTTACCGGCTGGACCGCATCGGCGTGAACAGCCTCGGCCGACTCGATCTCGATGCGCTGCGTGCTGCCTGTGCCTCGGCAAAGGACGGTGGCGGCTTCGCCTCGATCATGTGGGCGAACAATGAAACCGGCGTGATCCAACCACTCGCGGAAGCCTGCGCCATCGCCAAGGAACACGGCCTCGCCTTTCACACCGATGCCATCCAGGCCGTCGGCAAGATCCCGGTGGATGTCCGGGAGACGCCCGTCGATTTCCTCTCCCTCAGTGCGCACAAGTTCCACGGGCCGAAGGGAGTCGGCGCGCTCTACGTGCGCAGCGGCTGCCGTTTCGAACCACTGCTGCGCGGTGGTGGCCAGGAATCCGGCCGCCGCAGCGGCACCGAAAATACGGCGGGTATCGTAGGCTTTGGGAAAGCGGCTGAACTCGCAAAACAACTTCTGGATTCCGGCGATCAGTCGATCCGCACAATGCGCGATGCCTTCGAGGCGAAACTGTTGGAGACCATCACCGGCTGTGAGATCAACGGCGATCCGGATCATCGTCTGCCGGGCACCAGCCATGTGTCCTTCGAGCGCTGCGAGGCCGCTGGCTTGCTGATCCTGCTCGATGACATGGGCATCGCCTGCTCGGCCGGCTCAGCCTGCATGACCGGCAAACAGCAGCCATCCCACGTGCAGAAGGCGATGGGCTTCAATGATGCCAAGGCGAAGAGCAGTCTGCGCCTCGGCTTCTCCCGGCTCAATACCCTCGAGGAGGCGATGCAGGCAGCCGAAGCCGTACTCAAGGCGGTCGAAAAACTCCGCCGTGTGCAGGGCTCGGGTGTAGGACCGGTGACGGTTTACACCCCCTGA
- a CDS encoding DUF1697 domain-containing protein encodes MPRLVALLRAINVGGRTVKMDALKKIFEADGFKNVATFIASGNVLFDSKAKPEGLERRIEALLQKELGYRVDTFIRSVPELAEVAKTNPFPDTEGGTTHVGFTAEPFDKAAVEKVMALKTDIDSFHIEGSDLYWHCSIRSSDSKFSNAVLEKLLKRPATFRNIKTVRQLAAIQP; translated from the coding sequence ATGCCTCGCCTCGTTGCCCTTCTCCGCGCCATCAATGTGGGTGGCCGTACCGTGAAGATGGATGCCTTGAAGAAAATCTTCGAGGCGGATGGCTTCAAGAATGTCGCGACCTTCATCGCCAGCGGCAATGTGCTGTTTGATTCGAAGGCGAAGCCGGAGGGCTTGGAGCGGCGTATCGAGGCGCTGCTGCAAAAGGAGCTAGGCTATCGCGTGGACACCTTCATCCGCTCGGTCCCGGAATTGGCGGAAGTCGCGAAAACCAATCCCTTTCCGGATACGGAGGGTGGCACCACGCATGTGGGGTTCACCGCGGAGCCTTTCGACAAGGCGGCGGTGGAGAAGGTGATGGCGCTGAAGACCGATATCGACAGCTTCCACATCGAAGGCAGTGATCTCTACTGGCACTGCTCGATCCGCAGCAGCGATTCGAAGTTCTCCAATGCTGTGTTGGAAAAGTTGCTGAAGCGGCCAGCCACCTTCCGGAACATCAAGACCGTGCGCCAGTTGGCAGCCATCCAGCCCTAA